From Deinococcus yavapaiensis KR-236, one genomic window encodes:
- a CDS encoding ROK family transcriptional regulator — protein MSQPSTLRWRNRSVILGFLLEAERTRSQLAVITGLSKVTVTSIVNDLVLEGIVDELGRSGGQQGRPAGLVGLARRLGTAIGVDVQPQRLTMLASGLREGPTDRRTVDLDGPTNVTKELMSALEAVRLEAPHGPLHFVTLAVPAPVTSNCLAEPNAVPALDDAAIRHWGEATGVEVRFENDANLAAIAEHHDGAAHGADPFAVLLERETGLGVGLFLCGKLYSGQHGRSGELGDVRWPRGNTDVLLETLPPTERHAALAYVLSALGAALDLNLLVVSTRNEDLTPRLRRLLPQTVRVDTAVHGDDGPVRGALLLSVQRARAALLQREGAVKA, from the coding sequence ATGAGTCAGCCCAGTACGTTACGCTGGCGTAATCGAAGCGTGATTCTCGGTTTCTTGTTGGAAGCGGAAAGAACACGCAGTCAACTCGCCGTTATCACGGGCCTTTCGAAAGTCACGGTCACCAGCATCGTGAACGACCTCGTCCTCGAAGGGATCGTGGACGAATTGGGCCGCTCCGGCGGACAGCAAGGCCGACCCGCCGGGCTCGTCGGCCTCGCGCGCCGCCTCGGCACCGCCATCGGGGTGGACGTGCAACCTCAGCGGCTCACCATGCTCGCGTCCGGATTGCGCGAAGGTCCCACCGATCGTCGCACCGTCGACCTCGACGGCCCGACCAACGTGACGAAGGAGCTCATGAGCGCCCTCGAAGCCGTACGCCTCGAAGCGCCGCACGGCCCCCTGCACTTCGTCACCCTCGCGGTTCCCGCGCCCGTCACGTCGAATTGCCTCGCCGAACCGAACGCCGTGCCAGCGCTCGACGACGCCGCCATTCGCCACTGGGGCGAGGCGACGGGCGTGGAAGTTCGCTTCGAGAACGACGCCAACCTCGCGGCCATCGCCGAGCATCATGACGGCGCCGCCCACGGCGCCGATCCCTTCGCCGTCCTGCTCGAACGGGAGACTGGCCTCGGCGTCGGGCTCTTCCTCTGCGGCAAGCTCTACTCCGGGCAGCACGGTCGGTCGGGCGAATTGGGAGATGTCCGCTGGCCCCGTGGAAACACCGACGTCCTCCTCGAAACCCTGCCGCCCACGGAGCGGCACGCGGCACTCGCGTACGTTCTGAGCGCGCTCGGCGCGGCGCTCGACTTGAACCTGCTCGTCGTGAGCACCCGAAACGAAGACCTCACGCCGCGCCTGCGCCGCCTGCTGCCACAGACGGTGCGCGTCGACACCGCCGTGCACGGCGATGACGGACCCGTGCGAGGAGCACTTTTGCTCTCCGTGCAGCGCGCGCGCGCGGCGCTCCTGCAACGAGAAGGGGCGGTGAAGGCATGA
- a CDS encoding phosphotransferase enzyme family protein, with protein sequence MTLRPGAVPPLVPNEVITDALRAYDLPGPLEVQFLRRGFNDHYEVTRAPDGQDTRNRQYIMRIYLVDKPYIRGIPDIEDELKALVVLAKQGVPVSAPIARRDGDFMQTLDSDGHSRPMALFSYALGEELKGEAIGEEVARNLGQAIARMHAVADAHGLGSRRYTLDETFLVDRPVATLRDLLNEDAVGLEAYGEQLKAALRALPRTPGLFGFIHADLHSGNFRVLKGRCTLFDFDHGAQGWRAYDLCVLRMSLPDDSWTALLDGYRSVRPFTAAEEAALPLLTRVRQLWDVGDFLAMRASGAWGDASLSEQGRAQVLEQVLAMQQPPLP encoded by the coding sequence GTGACGTTGCGTCCCGGCGCCGTACCCCCGCTGGTCCCGAACGAAGTCATCACAGACGCCCTGCGCGCCTATGATCTGCCCGGTCCGCTCGAAGTGCAATTCCTGAGGCGCGGCTTCAACGATCACTACGAGGTGACCCGCGCGCCGGACGGTCAGGACACGCGAAATCGGCAGTACATCATGCGGATCTACCTCGTGGACAAGCCTTACATTCGCGGCATTCCCGACATCGAAGACGAACTGAAGGCCCTGGTCGTCCTCGCGAAGCAGGGCGTGCCCGTCAGCGCTCCGATCGCCCGCCGCGACGGCGACTTCATGCAGACGCTCGACTCCGACGGTCACTCGCGCCCGATGGCGCTGTTTTCGTACGCGCTCGGAGAGGAACTCAAGGGCGAAGCCATCGGGGAGGAGGTCGCCCGGAATTTGGGACAGGCGATTGCGCGCATGCATGCCGTGGCGGACGCGCATGGCTTGGGCTCGCGTCGATACACGCTCGACGAGACGTTTCTCGTGGACCGACCCGTGGCGACCTTGCGCGACTTGCTGAACGAGGACGCGGTCGGCCTCGAAGCATACGGCGAGCAACTCAAAGCAGCGCTGCGAGCACTTCCCCGAACGCCCGGCCTCTTCGGCTTCATTCACGCTGACCTGCACTCCGGAAACTTTCGCGTGCTGAAGGGCCGATGCACGCTGTTCGATTTCGATCACGGCGCTCAAGGCTGGCGCGCTTACGACCTCTGCGTGCTCCGCATGAGCTTGCCCGACGACTCTTGGACGGCGCTCCTCGACGGGTACCGATCGGTGCGACCGTTCACAGCCGCTGAAGAAGCGGCGCTGCCCTTGCTGACACGCGTTCGACAACTTTGGGACGTGGGAGATTTTCTGGCCATGCGAGCTTCCGGAGCTTGGGGCGACGCTTCGCTGAGCGAGCAGGGCCGCGCGCAAGTGCTCGAACAGGTGCTCGCCATGCA